Proteins from one Paenibacillus sp. genomic window:
- the dnaN gene encoding DNA polymerase III subunit beta → MKFTIQKTQLNESIQHVSKAISSRTTIPILSGIKIEANATGATLTASDTDISIQAFIPVDVDGQRVISLERPGSVVVPAKFFVDIIRKLPASDVHIEVNESFQIGIKSGSTEIQLAGLDPEEFPLLPRLSEHQTLTMPSEVLRSMIRTVAFAVSANEATPVLTGVLWILENSKLKFVATDRHRLSSVEKPIDCPSDVKFHNIVISGKNLNELSKILPEQNAMIDIVVADNQVLFRTGNILFFTRMLDGTYPDTSKIIPQTYKTETVFAAKPLADAIDRAYLLSREEKTNIVRLTTADDERSVEISSSSSELGRVTEQLPVERMSGEPLKISFNSKYMLDVLKVTDDDSIWIGFTGAMSPMILRPANDSGILHLILPYRTTT, encoded by the coding sequence TTGAAATTCACGATACAGAAAACGCAGTTGAACGAATCGATCCAGCACGTCAGCAAAGCGATTTCGAGCCGCACGACGATTCCGATCCTCTCCGGCATCAAAATCGAAGCGAACGCGACCGGCGCTACCTTGACCGCTAGCGATACCGATATTTCCATCCAAGCTTTCATTCCCGTCGACGTGGACGGCCAGCGCGTCATTTCGCTCGAGCGCCCGGGCAGCGTCGTCGTGCCGGCGAAATTTTTCGTCGACATCATCCGCAAGCTCCCGGCGTCGGACGTTCATATCGAAGTGAACGAATCGTTCCAGATCGGCATCAAATCCGGTTCTACCGAAATTCAGCTCGCCGGCCTCGATCCGGAAGAATTTCCGCTGCTCCCTCGGCTTTCCGAGCACCAAACGCTCACGATGCCGAGCGAAGTGCTTCGTTCGATGATCCGCACGGTCGCTTTCGCCGTTTCCGCGAACGAAGCGACTCCGGTTTTGACCGGCGTTCTGTGGATATTGGAAAACAGCAAGCTGAAGTTCGTCGCGACGGACCGCCACCGCCTCTCGAGCGTCGAGAAGCCGATCGACTGCCCGTCCGACGTTAAGTTTCATAATATTGTTATCTCCGGGAAAAACTTGAACGAGCTCAGCAAAATTTTGCCGGAGCAAAACGCGATGATCGATATCGTCGTCGCCGACAACCAGGTGTTGTTCCGCACGGGCAACATTTTGTTCTTCACGCGCATGCTCGACGGCACGTATCCGGATACGTCCAAGATCATTCCGCAAACGTACAAAACGGAGACCGTCTTCGCGGCAAAGCCGCTCGCAGACGCGATCGACCGCGCGTACCTGCTGTCGCGAGAAGAGAAGACGAACATCGTTCGACTGACGACGGCCGACGACGAACGTTCCGTCGAAATTTCGTCGAGCTCCTCCGAGCTCGGCCGCGTTACGGAGCAGCTGCCGGTGGAACGCATGAGCGGCGAGCCGTTGAAAATTTCGTTCAACTCGAAGTATATGCTCGACGTGCTGAAGGTAACGGACGACGATTCGATCTGGATCGGCTTTACCGGCGCGATGAGCCCGATGATTTTGCGTCCGG